In Mustela nigripes isolate SB6536 chromosome 2, MUSNIG.SB6536, whole genome shotgun sequence, a single window of DNA contains:
- the NCBP2AS2 gene encoding protein NCBP2AS2: MVLRRLLASLLHSPQLVERLSESKPIRRAAQLTAFALMQAQLRGQDAARRLRALAAGPAGSLGRRAARFRDTFAEELRRGLRERPGSPPGNQRGPGDNP, from the coding sequence ATGGTGCTTCGGCGGCTATTGGCCTCCCTGCTTCACAGCCCGCAGCTGGTGGAGCGTCTGTCCGAGTCTAAGCCCATCCGGCGTGCGGCGCAGCTCACGGCCTTCGCGCTGATGCAGGCCCAGCTGCGCGGCCAGGACGCAGCCCGGCGTCTTCGAGCCCTCGCGGCTGGGCCCGCGGGCTCCCTAGGTCGCCGCGCTGCCCGCTTCAGGGACACCTTCGCAGAGGAGCTGCGCCGCGGCCTCCGGGAACGCCCGGGGTCACCGCCAGGTAACCAGAGGGGCCCGGGCGATAACCCCTAA